The following are from one region of the Sphingomonas sp. J315 genome:
- a CDS encoding chemotaxis protein CheW: MSEQLYLIAHIAGQSVAIDANQVESVVDIGHVVAVPRADSHVRGLAALRSRVVTVIDTRAALGLEPGESVGRAVITPVDGHHYAMLVDALDDVAPFELQPLASGVPLSGMWQHAGRGLIERDGEPILTIDLAALVPGLTAPTT; the protein is encoded by the coding sequence ATGAGCGAGCAACTCTATCTGATCGCGCATATCGCCGGGCAATCGGTGGCGATCGATGCCAACCAGGTCGAATCGGTGGTCGATATCGGCCATGTCGTCGCGGTGCCGCGCGCCGACAGCCATGTCCGCGGGCTCGCCGCGCTGCGCAGCCGGGTGGTGACGGTGATCGACACCCGCGCCGCGCTGGGCCTGGAGCCGGGCGAGAGTGTCGGTCGCGCGGTGATCACGCCTGTGGACGGCCATCATTATGCGATGCTGGTCGACGCGCTGGACGATGTCGCTCCGTTCGAACTTCAGCCGCTGGCGTCCGGCGTGCCGCTGTCCGGCATGTGGCAGCATGCGGGACGCGGGCTGATCGAGCGTGACGGCGAGCCGATCCTGACCATCGACCTGGCGGCACTGGTGCCGGGGCTGACTGCGCCGACCACGTGA